The following proteins are co-located in the Micromonospora coriariae genome:
- a CDS encoding ABC transporter permease, translating into MNTLDAVRAEWTKLRTVTSTVWLVLAAVGGTVGIGAVVMAAASTSRCPTPSTCFEDLPKLSLTGAGYGQIAVVVLAVLMMSEEYGTRTIGATLAAVPRRWRVYLSKAVVLTGVVVALGVLGVLGALLVARQVLPGNGFNAANGYRSLSLADEPTLRAVYGTMLYLALVALLSYGVAAVLRDTAGSIATMLILLYTGPILSAVVTDAQWLKRIDRISPMSAGLKIQATRALESLTIGPWQGLGVLALWAAGALLIGLLSLQLRDA; encoded by the coding sequence ATGAACACCCTGGACGCGGTCCGCGCGGAGTGGACGAAACTGCGGACGGTGACGAGCACGGTTTGGCTGGTACTCGCCGCCGTCGGGGGCACCGTCGGCATCGGGGCGGTGGTCATGGCCGCGGCCAGCACCAGCAGGTGCCCGACGCCGTCGACCTGCTTCGAGGACCTGCCGAAGCTCAGCCTCACCGGTGCCGGGTACGGCCAGATCGCTGTGGTCGTGCTGGCCGTGCTCATGATGAGCGAGGAGTACGGCACGCGCACGATTGGCGCCACCCTGGCCGCGGTGCCGCGCCGGTGGCGGGTGTACCTGAGCAAGGCGGTCGTCCTCACCGGCGTGGTGGTCGCCCTCGGCGTCCTCGGCGTCCTCGGCGCGCTCCTCGTCGCCCGGCAGGTACTGCCCGGCAACGGCTTCAACGCCGCCAACGGCTACCGTTCGCTCTCGCTGGCCGACGAGCCGACGCTGCGGGCGGTGTACGGCACCATGCTGTACCTCGCTCTGGTGGCGCTGCTGAGCTACGGCGTCGCCGCTGTGCTACGCGACACCGCTGGGTCCATCGCCACGATGCTCATCCTGCTGTACACCGGGCCGATCCTGAGCGCGGTGGTCACGGACGCTCAGTGGCTGAAGCGCATAGACCGGATCTCACCGATGTCCGCCGGTCTGAAGATCCAGGCGACGAGGGCGCTGGAGTCGCTGACGATCGGACCTTGGCAGGGCCTGGGCGTCCTGGCCCTGTGGGCGGCGGGCGCCCTGCTGATCGGCCTGCTGTCGCTGCAGCTGCGCGATGCGTGA
- a CDS encoding metallophosphoesterase, producing the protein MTVDRTPLFVVADVHGHRAEMRNALHDAGLTDGAGHWSGADARLWLLGDYVDRGPDGIGVIDDVRQLTVQAAAAGGQVQALLGNHEVQLLAAYLFGTSTVPGWLQEDGFRGGWARFGGRDDDLRRLGDEHISWIVSRPAMAVVDNYLLVHSDTTRYLEFGDSVAAVNAGIAEALARRDAPGWLAFCGQISDRGAFRDSEPAKPDDPVATMLGTYGGEVLVHGHSTLTKHFGVAPGEVREALRYADGRVLAIDGGVYEGGRVLVTRLDGG; encoded by the coding sequence GTGACTGTCGACCGTACGCCCCTCTTCGTGGTCGCCGACGTGCATGGCCACCGTGCCGAAATGCGAAACGCGCTGCACGATGCCGGCCTCACCGACGGGGCCGGGCACTGGTCCGGCGCAGACGCGCGGCTGTGGCTGCTCGGTGACTACGTCGACCGCGGGCCCGACGGCATCGGGGTCATCGACGACGTACGGCAGCTGACCGTGCAGGCCGCCGCGGCCGGCGGCCAGGTGCAGGCGCTGCTGGGCAATCACGAGGTGCAGTTGCTGGCGGCGTACCTCTTCGGCACCAGCACGGTGCCCGGTTGGCTGCAGGAGGACGGCTTCCGGGGTGGCTGGGCGCGATTCGGCGGTCGAGATGACGACCTGCGCCGGCTCGGGGACGAGCACATCTCGTGGATTGTCTCCCGGCCGGCGATGGCGGTGGTCGACAACTACCTGCTGGTGCACTCCGACACCACCCGCTACCTGGAGTTCGGCGACAGTGTCGCCGCCGTCAACGCCGGGATCGCGGAGGCGCTCGCCCGCCGGGACGCCCCCGGTTGGCTGGCGTTCTGCGGGCAGATCAGCGACCGTGGCGCGTTCCGGGACAGCGAGCCGGCCAAGCCGGACGACCCGGTGGCCACCATGCTCGGCACGTACGGTGGCGAGGTGCTGGTGCACGGACACAGCACGCTCACCAAGCACTTCGGGGTGGCCCCCGGCGAGGTGCGCGAGGCCCTGCGGTACGCCGACGGCCGTGTCCTCGCCATCGACGGCGGAGTGTACGAGGGCGGCCGGGTCCTGGTCACCCGACTCGATGGCGGATAG
- a CDS encoding NAD(P)-dependent oxidoreductase, translated as MTRIGFIGLGRMGSLMAGRLVAADHEVTVWNRTADKAAPLVRAGARAAATPAEAVAGADVVITMLTGPGAVDAVLFGDHGAAAALHPAATLVDMSTVGPDHIASLHDRLPNLDLADAPVKGSLPAAAAGELAILFGGSDKTLARVRDVLEVLGKVQHVGPLGAGAAVKLVVNVALCGSFVLVGEALALGDRLGLSTETTLATLSGTALGSIVPRVRARLDSPEAPTQFSYGLAAKDLKLALEAGAPTEGVIAAAHQQFASELPRLSESDIGEIVAVLRRAATR; from the coding sequence ATGACACGCATCGGTTTCATCGGCCTTGGCCGGATGGGCTCCCTGATGGCCGGTCGGCTGGTCGCTGCCGACCACGAGGTGACGGTCTGGAACCGTACCGCCGACAAGGCAGCGCCGCTGGTTCGGGCGGGGGCGCGGGCCGCCGCGACCCCCGCGGAGGCGGTCGCCGGCGCCGACGTGGTGATCACCATGCTGACCGGCCCGGGCGCCGTGGACGCGGTGCTCTTCGGCGACCACGGTGCCGCCGCAGCGCTCCACCCGGCCGCGACGCTTGTCGACATGTCGACGGTGGGTCCCGACCACATCGCCTCGCTGCACGATCGACTGCCCAACCTGGACCTCGCGGACGCCCCGGTCAAGGGCAGTCTGCCGGCCGCCGCGGCCGGCGAGTTGGCGATCCTCTTCGGCGGCAGTGACAAGACCCTCGCCCGGGTACGCGACGTGCTGGAGGTGCTCGGCAAGGTCCAGCACGTCGGGCCACTGGGTGCGGGCGCGGCCGTCAAGCTGGTCGTCAACGTGGCGCTGTGCGGCTCCTTCGTGCTCGTCGGTGAGGCGCTGGCGCTGGGCGATCGGCTCGGGCTGTCCACCGAGACCACCTTGGCAACACTGAGCGGCACCGCCCTCGGCTCGATCGTGCCGCGGGTGCGCGCCCGGCTGGACAGTCCCGAGGCACCCACGCAGTTCTCGTACGGACTGGCCGCGAAGGATTTGAAGCTGGCGCTCGAGGCCGGCGCGCCGACGGAGGGAGTGATCGCCGCCGCGCACCAGCAGTTCGCCTCCGAACTGCCCCGGCTCTCCGAGAGCGACATTGGGGAGATCGTCGCGGTGCTGCGGCGGGCCGCGACGCGCTGA
- a CDS encoding DUF427 domain-containing protein, with product MSDYPRAIAPDDRVEAVPRRIRAYLAGELVLDTRRARYVWEWPLYPQYYIPAADVNRSLLIDEHRTERVRCGTGQVHGLRVGDTVRPSSARWYGNEDVLPGLADTVRFDWAAMDSWFEEDEEVFVHPRNPYARVDAVRSTRRVRVELGGVVLAESASPVLVFETGLPTRYYLNQTEVNFGHLVPSQTTTSCPYKGRTSRYWSVRAAGTVHPDLAWSYSFPTSALMPIAGLIAFYNEKVDLTVDGERLARPKTHFS from the coding sequence GTGTCGGACTACCCGAGGGCGATCGCCCCGGACGACCGCGTTGAGGCGGTGCCCCGCCGTATCCGCGCCTACCTCGCCGGCGAACTGGTGCTGGACACCAGACGGGCGCGGTACGTGTGGGAGTGGCCCTTATACCCGCAGTACTACATCCCGGCCGCCGACGTGAACCGCAGCCTCCTGATCGACGAGCACCGCACGGAGCGGGTCCGGTGTGGGACCGGCCAGGTGCATGGGCTGCGGGTCGGCGACACGGTCCGTCCGTCGTCCGCCCGGTGGTACGGGAACGAAGACGTTCTGCCCGGGTTGGCGGACACCGTCCGGTTCGACTGGGCCGCCATGGACAGCTGGTTCGAGGAGGACGAGGAGGTCTTCGTACACCCCCGTAACCCGTACGCGCGGGTCGACGCAGTACGGTCCACCCGCCGCGTACGTGTGGAACTCGGCGGGGTCGTGCTGGCCGAGTCGGCGTCGCCGGTGCTGGTCTTCGAGACCGGTCTGCCGACCCGCTACTACCTCAACCAGACTGAGGTGAACTTCGGGCACCTCGTGCCGTCACAGACAACGACCTCCTGCCCGTACAAGGGCCGAACCAGCCGCTACTGGTCGGTGCGTGCCGCGGGCACCGTCCACCCGGACCTGGCCTGGTCGTACTCCTTTCCCACGAGCGCGCTCATGCCGATCGCCGGGCTGATCGCCTTCTACAACGAGAAGGTCGACCTGACCGTCGACGGGGAACGACTCGCCCGGCCGAAGACGCACTTCTCCTGA
- a CDS encoding low temperature requirement protein A: protein MPSAPRSIRGRHGDVVRLLQRQADEAGGPVTTNRVANLLRRRESPQRPTFLELFFDLVFVFALTRIVHELVLDYSRDHVAETLSTSLSENGETLLLLLAVWWIWTQTAWVTSKFDPFQPAIQFVVLATMLGSLFLAVAISGALAETGLLFASTYVAIQVGRTLFFVLTLRGNVLRRVNMLALVWFAASAVPWLAGALAPGEVTRNALWALALAIDYLGGRFGWPVPGLGRAQVSPWAVAGEHLAERYWQLVIVALGETILTSGSSLLRGPIVAERTWALTLSFLTTVLLWRIYFYRAGQILGEAIEASADPGRLGRSAELSHLLMVAGILATSAGFELVLMDPSGHARPAWVGAILGGPALYLAGRSVFEYVAFARVSRPRPIGIVVLAAMAPVMVGLPSLWVAAAAAAVLLGVAVSDAIRAHGRPLEQASPPR, encoded by the coding sequence GTGCCCTCCGCGCCGCGTTCTATCCGTGGGCGGCACGGCGACGTGGTACGACTGCTTCAGCGACAAGCTGACGAAGCGGGCGGGCCGGTGACGACGAACAGAGTGGCCAATCTGCTGCGTCGGCGTGAGAGTCCGCAGCGGCCGACGTTCCTCGAGCTGTTCTTCGATCTCGTGTTCGTCTTCGCGCTCACCCGGATCGTGCACGAGTTGGTGCTGGACTACAGCAGGGATCACGTCGCCGAGACGTTGTCCACTTCTCTCTCGGAAAACGGCGAGACTCTGCTGCTGCTGTTGGCCGTCTGGTGGATCTGGACCCAGACGGCGTGGGTGACAAGCAAATTCGACCCGTTCCAGCCGGCGATCCAGTTCGTTGTCCTCGCGACGATGCTCGGGAGTCTGTTCCTGGCGGTCGCGATATCCGGGGCTCTCGCCGAGACCGGCCTGCTCTTCGCGAGCACGTACGTCGCGATCCAGGTGGGCCGCACCCTCTTCTTCGTCCTTACCCTGCGGGGCAACGTCCTGCGCCGCGTGAACATGCTGGCGCTCGTCTGGTTCGCGGCGTCGGCGGTGCCGTGGCTCGCCGGAGCCTTGGCACCGGGGGAGGTGACGCGCAATGCGCTGTGGGCGCTGGCCCTGGCGATCGACTACCTGGGGGGCAGATTCGGCTGGCCGGTACCGGGGCTGGGTCGCGCGCAGGTGTCCCCGTGGGCGGTCGCGGGCGAGCACCTGGCCGAACGCTACTGGCAGCTCGTCATCGTCGCGCTCGGTGAGACGATCCTGACTTCCGGCTCGAGTCTTCTACGCGGTCCGATCGTGGCCGAACGAACATGGGCCCTGACCTTGTCGTTCCTCACCACGGTGTTGCTGTGGCGGATCTACTTCTACCGAGCCGGCCAGATCCTGGGCGAGGCCATCGAGGCGTCCGCCGACCCCGGCCGGCTCGGTCGGTCGGCCGAGTTGTCCCACCTGCTCATGGTGGCCGGCATCCTCGCGACCTCAGCCGGTTTCGAGCTCGTCCTGATGGATCCATCCGGACACGCCAGACCCGCCTGGGTCGGCGCCATCCTCGGCGGGCCCGCGCTCTACCTCGCCGGGCGCTCAGTATTCGAGTACGTGGCCTTCGCCCGCGTGTCCCGGCCACGGCCGATCGGGATCGTCGTCCTCGCGGCCATGGCGCCGGTGATGGTCGGCCTGCCGTCACTCTGGGTCGCCGCGGCAGCTGCCGCGGTCCTGCTCGGCGTCGCCGTCTCGGACGCGATCCGAGCCCACGGACGCCCACTGGAGCAGGCCTCGCCGCCCCGCTGA
- a CDS encoding MFS transporter gives MAPEVSPRRARAVLVALSLAAFAFITTELLPVGLLTHIAPDLDRSRTQVGLLVSGYAVVVVLASVPLARLTQRVPRRQLLGVTMLLFAAANATSALAPTYAVLAGSRVVTALAQALFWSIATATVTGPFPVAVRGRVVALFATGATLAPVLGVPLGTWLGQQAGWRVAFAVLAGVGLAIATVVLVLLPSYPPATGGAARGTAPDGRRFALLLIATALGIGGFMTLQTYVTPFLLDVSGFADGVLAPLLFVSGAAGVVGTLAAARTLDTRPIASLLTPLSIGTASLFGLYALGALRPGAVVLLAGIGLGYAAFGSAVQSRMLQLAPGSTDIASAGVSTAFNAGIAGGSLLGGALLPTSGARPLALVGGLLTLAALTLLTVDVRRSRTAGPTPTTDLSPTSRADGYASAGRRGLLQWASVGSDRVRDGDAEQDRGSCRGDPE, from the coding sequence GTGGCGCCGGAGGTATCGCCGCGAAGGGCCAGGGCCGTGCTCGTCGCGCTCTCCCTCGCCGCGTTCGCGTTCATCACGACCGAACTGCTGCCCGTCGGCCTGCTGACCCACATCGCACCCGACCTCGACCGGTCCCGCACACAGGTGGGCCTCCTGGTCAGCGGATACGCCGTCGTGGTCGTGCTGGCGTCCGTGCCGCTGGCCCGGCTGACCCAGCGGGTACCCAGGCGTCAACTGCTCGGTGTCACGATGCTCCTGTTCGCCGCCGCGAACGCCACCTCCGCGCTCGCGCCGACGTACGCCGTGCTCGCCGGCTCCCGCGTCGTGACAGCGCTCGCCCAGGCGCTGTTCTGGTCCATCGCCACGGCGACCGTGACCGGACCCTTCCCGGTCGCGGTGCGCGGCCGGGTGGTGGCGCTGTTCGCGACCGGGGCGACGCTCGCCCCGGTGCTGGGCGTACCCCTCGGCACCTGGCTCGGGCAGCAGGCGGGTTGGCGCGTGGCGTTCGCGGTGCTGGCCGGGGTCGGTCTGGCGATCGCCACCGTGGTGCTCGTCCTCCTTCCCTCCTATCCGCCGGCCACTGGCGGCGCCGCCCGGGGCACCGCACCGGACGGGCGGCGCTTCGCCCTGTTGCTGATCGCGACGGCCCTCGGCATCGGCGGCTTCATGACCCTGCAGACCTACGTCACACCGTTCCTGCTCGACGTCAGCGGCTTCGCCGACGGGGTGCTGGCGCCGTTGCTCTTCGTCTCCGGCGCGGCCGGCGTCGTCGGCACCCTGGCCGCGGCCCGGACCCTGGACACCCGGCCGATCGCTTCCCTTCTGACGCCGCTGAGCATCGGCACCGCCTCGCTGTTCGGCCTGTACGCGCTCGGCGCTCTCCGGCCCGGCGCGGTCGTGCTCCTCGCCGGGATAGGCCTCGGTTACGCGGCGTTCGGCTCCGCCGTGCAGAGTCGGATGCTGCAACTGGCTCCGGGCAGCACCGACATCGCGTCGGCCGGCGTCAGCACCGCCTTCAACGCCGGCATTGCCGGGGGATCGCTGCTCGGCGGGGCGCTCCTGCCCACCTCGGGAGCGCGCCCGCTGGCACTCGTCGGCGGGTTGCTGACGCTGGCCGCCCTCACGCTGCTCACCGTGGACGTGAGGCGGTCTCGCACCGCCGGGCCGACGCCGACCACCGACCTTTCCCCCACCAGCCGCGCTGACGGGTACGCCTCAGCGGGGCGGCGAGGCCTGCTCCAGTGGGCGTCCGTGGGCTCGGATCGCGTCCGAGACGGCGACGCCGAGCAGGACCGCGGCAGCTGCCGCGGCGACCCAGAGTGA
- a CDS encoding AAA family ATPase codes for MATGDEASASRRDGGGFLRWVELTDGDMDTSSYPFTLPIVAGLRAAGRLELDAAVTFLAGDNGTGKSTLIEAIAVAAGFNPEGGSTNFRFSTRATESSLGEHLRLVRGIGKPRSGFFLRAESFYNVATEIDRLGVADGYGGISLHERSHGESFLDLATHRFKPRGLYLLDEPEAALSVHGCLALLTRIHDLVQAGSQFIIATHSPILLAVPHARILQIEGSGTISHVDYDDAQPVLLTRSFLASPQRYLHHLFNDDS; via the coding sequence ATGGCAACTGGGGACGAGGCGTCGGCCTCGCGTCGGGACGGCGGCGGATTTCTGCGATGGGTGGAGCTGACGGACGGCGACATGGACACGTCGAGCTATCCGTTCACACTGCCCATCGTCGCCGGACTGCGGGCGGCCGGCCGGTTGGAGCTGGATGCGGCGGTGACGTTCCTGGCCGGAGACAACGGCACCGGCAAGTCAACGCTTATCGAGGCGATCGCGGTAGCCGCCGGGTTCAACCCCGAAGGCGGATCCACCAACTTCCGATTCAGCACACGGGCCACCGAATCATCGCTCGGTGAGCACCTGCGACTGGTACGCGGGATCGGTAAGCCGCGCTCCGGGTTCTTCCTGCGTGCCGAGTCGTTCTACAACGTGGCCACCGAGATCGACCGCCTCGGTGTGGCCGACGGCTACGGCGGCATCAGCCTCCACGAACGATCCCATGGCGAGTCGTTCCTCGACCTGGCCACTCACCGATTCAAGCCGCGAGGCCTGTACCTGCTCGACGAGCCGGAAGCTGCCCTGTCCGTCCATGGCTGTCTGGCGCTGCTCACCCGCATCCACGACCTGGTCCAGGCTGGCTCACAGTTCATCATCGCCACCCACTCCCCCATCCTGCTGGCCGTTCCGCACGCCCGAATCCTGCAAATCGAAGGCAGCGGCACCATCAGCCACGTCGACTACGACGACGCACAACCGGTGCTGCTGACCCGATCGTTCCTGGCGAGCCCGCAGCGGTACCTGCACCACCTGTTCAACGACGACAGCTGA
- a CDS encoding MOSC domain-containing protein — MSRIVSVNLAVPEPNPAKGVGVTGINKRPVDHLVTVRAPGPKTTGLHSGLVGDQIFDVEHHGGDDQAVYAYAREDYDWWQARLSRRLSNGLFGENLTTEGVDVNGAVIGERWRIGPRLVLQPTFGRIPCVTFQHKMGEPRWVKTFARANRPGAYLRVLEPGEVWAGDPVTVEDRPAHGVSIAKAFRAYLTEPGLLPELIEVDGLPDDLRETLAERLVRRR, encoded by the coding sequence GTGAGCAGGATTGTCTCGGTCAATTTGGCGGTGCCGGAGCCCAACCCGGCCAAGGGCGTTGGTGTCACGGGTATCAACAAGCGTCCGGTTGATCACCTGGTTACCGTGCGCGCGCCGGGACCCAAGACGACCGGGCTGCACAGCGGCCTGGTTGGTGACCAGATCTTCGACGTCGAGCATCACGGTGGCGACGACCAGGCCGTTTACGCGTACGCGCGGGAGGACTACGACTGGTGGCAGGCGCGGCTGAGCCGACGGCTGTCCAACGGACTCTTCGGCGAAAACCTGACGACTGAGGGGGTCGACGTCAACGGCGCGGTCATCGGCGAGCGGTGGCGCATCGGTCCGCGGTTGGTTCTCCAGCCGACCTTCGGCCGCATCCCGTGCGTCACGTTTCAGCACAAGATGGGCGAGCCGCGCTGGGTGAAGACCTTCGCCCGGGCGAACCGCCCGGGCGCGTACCTGCGGGTGCTGGAGCCCGGCGAGGTGTGGGCCGGCGATCCGGTGACCGTGGAGGACCGCCCGGCGCACGGGGTGTCGATCGCGAAGGCGTTTCGGGCGTACCTGACCGAGCCGGGGCTGCTGCCCGAGCTGATCGAGGTCGACGGGCTGCCCGACGATCTCCGTGAGACCCTCGCGGAGCGGCTTGTCCGGCGGCGGTAG
- a CDS encoding helix-turn-helix domain-containing protein, with protein MDNRSEVRDFLTTRRERLTPERAGVPFFGGRRRVKGLRREEVAMLAGMSTDYYTRLERGNLTGVSHSVLDALAGALQLDEAERTHLFDLAETANAPKPGSPPRRVARRTPVRPGVQRVLDTINAPAYARNGRMDVLATNRLGRALFADAVGATGGFNLVRYLFLDPRAQEFYPAWRTVAADSVAALRTYAGRNPYDRVLTDLVGELSTRSEAFRTLWATHNVKLHHTATKTMHHAIAGDLELTGEALHLPGDPDLTIITYTWEPASPTEQALTFLASWNPQPVDGTTSQHSRSRRDPTSR; from the coding sequence ATGGACAACCGCAGTGAGGTCCGCGACTTCCTCACCACCCGTCGTGAACGCCTCACTCCCGAGCGGGCCGGCGTCCCGTTCTTCGGCGGAAGGCGGCGCGTCAAGGGCCTGCGCCGCGAGGAAGTGGCGATGCTCGCCGGAATGAGCACCGACTACTACACCCGTCTGGAGCGCGGCAACCTCACCGGCGTCTCCCACTCGGTGCTCGACGCACTCGCCGGAGCGCTGCAACTCGACGAAGCCGAACGCACCCACCTGTTCGACCTGGCCGAAACCGCCAACGCGCCCAAACCTGGGTCCCCACCCCGACGTGTGGCACGCCGGACGCCAGTGAGGCCGGGCGTCCAGCGCGTCCTGGACACCATCAACGCCCCCGCGTACGCCCGCAACGGGCGGATGGACGTTCTGGCCACCAACCGACTCGGACGGGCCCTTTTCGCCGACGCCGTCGGCGCGACCGGCGGTTTCAACCTCGTCCGCTACCTGTTCCTCGACCCCCGCGCACAGGAGTTCTACCCCGCCTGGCGCACCGTCGCCGCCGACAGCGTCGCCGCACTGCGCACCTACGCCGGACGAAACCCCTACGACCGCGTGCTCACCGACCTGGTCGGTGAACTCAGCACCCGCAGCGAAGCATTCCGCACGTTGTGGGCCACCCACAACGTGAAACTGCACCACACCGCCACCAAGACCATGCACCACGCCATCGCCGGAGACCTCGAACTCACCGGCGAAGCCCTCCACCTGCCCGGCGACCCCGACCTGACGATCATCACCTACACGTGGGAGCCAGCGAGCCCCACAGAGCAGGCACTCACCTTCCTCGCATCATGGAATCCCCAGCCCGTCGACGGCACCACAAGCCAACACTCGCGCTCTCGCCGAGACCCGACATCCAGGTGA
- a CDS encoding aldo/keto reductase — MAAQNRLVTLNNGVEVPILGFGVFQVPDEQTEQVVTDALAAGYRSIDTAASYGNEEAVGRAIAASGIPREELFITTKLWIQHTGEDTATREFDKSLRKLGLDYLDLYLIHQPLGDYYSSWRAMQKLYGQGLIKAIGVSNFFPDRLVDLIQHNDVTPAVNQVETHPFFQRHGDQQLMREHRVQIESWGPFAEGKNDLFSNPTLTDIGSAHGKSVAQVILRWLTQRDVVVIPKTVRPDRMAQNLDIFDFELSDEEMARIAGLDTGETVFFDHRDPKMVEWLGGRRVD; from the coding sequence ATGGCTGCTCAGAACCGACTCGTCACGCTCAACAACGGGGTCGAGGTGCCGATCCTGGGTTTCGGCGTTTTCCAGGTCCCCGACGAGCAGACCGAGCAGGTCGTCACCGACGCGCTGGCGGCCGGCTACCGGTCCATCGACACCGCCGCCTCCTACGGCAACGAGGAAGCCGTCGGCCGGGCGATCGCCGCCAGCGGCATTCCCCGTGAGGAGTTGTTCATCACGACGAAGCTCTGGATCCAGCACACCGGCGAGGACACCGCCACGCGCGAGTTCGACAAATCCCTGCGGAAGCTGGGCCTGGACTACCTCGATCTGTACCTGATCCACCAGCCGCTGGGCGACTACTACAGCTCGTGGCGGGCGATGCAGAAGCTCTACGGCCAAGGGCTGATCAAGGCGATCGGCGTGTCGAACTTCTTCCCCGACCGGCTGGTGGACCTCATCCAGCACAACGACGTCACCCCGGCGGTCAACCAGGTCGAGACCCACCCGTTCTTCCAGCGCCACGGCGACCAGCAGCTCATGCGCGAGCACCGCGTGCAGATCGAGTCATGGGGGCCGTTCGCCGAAGGCAAGAACGACCTGTTCAGCAACCCGACCCTGACCGACATCGGCAGCGCGCACGGCAAGTCCGTCGCCCAGGTCATCCTGCGCTGGCTGACCCAGCGCGACGTCGTGGTCATCCCGAAGACGGTGCGTCCCGACCGCATGGCGCAGAACCTCGACATCTTCGATTTCGAGCTCAGCGACGAGGAGATGGCCCGCATTGCCGGCCTCGACACCGGCGAAACCGTGTTCTTCGACCACCGCGACCCGAAGATGGTCGAGTGGCTCGGCGGACGCCGGGTCGACTGA
- a CDS encoding IS5 family transposase (programmed frameshift), producing MVSDDLWAEIEPLLPPRPPRRHRFPGRKPLDDRKVLCGILFVLYTAIPWEYLPQELGFGSGMTCWRRLRDWNDAGVWQRLHEVLLGKLRAADQLDMSRAVIDGSHVRALKGGPKTGPSPVDRRKPGSKHHVITDAGGIPLAVSLTGGNRHDVTQLMPLVEKIPPLRGIRGRPRQRPKRIYADRGYDYDCYRRDLRAKGITPVIARRGVDHGSGLGTRRWVVEQTIALLHWFRRLRIRWEIRDDIHEAFLTLACAIICWRRLQRSKS from the exons ATCGTCTCGGACGACCTGTGGGCTGAGATCGAGCCGCTGCTGCCGCCCCGTCCACCACGCCGGCACCGGTTCCCCGGACGCAAGCCCCTCGACGACCGCAAGGTGTTGTGCGGGATCTTGTTCGTGCTCTACACGGCGATCCCGTGGGAGTACCTGCCCCAGGAGCTCGGCTTCGGGTCGGGGATGACCTGTTGGCGCAGGCTGCGGGACTGGAACGACGCCGGCGTGTGGCAACGGCTGCATGAGGTCCTCCTGGGCAAACTACGGGCCGCCGATCAACTGGACATGTCGCGGGCGGTGATCGACGGCTCCCACGTCCGGGCGCTCAAGGGCGGCC CCAAAACCGGCCCGAGCCCGGTCGACCGCCGCAAGCCAGGCTCGAAACACCACGTCATCACCGATGCGGGTGGCATCCCCCTCGCTGTCAGCCTGACCGGCGGCAACCGCCACGACGTCACCCAACTGATGCCCCTGGTCGAGAAGATCCCGCCCCTGCGAGGCATTCGAGGTCGACCCCGACAAAGACCGAAGCGGATCTATGCAGACCGCGGCTACGACTACGACTGCTACCGCCGCGATCTGCGGGCCAAGGGCATCACCCCGGTCATCGCCCGACGCGGCGTCGACCACGGCTCTGGCCTCGGCACCCGACGATGGGTCGTCGAGCAGACCATCGCCCTGCTGCACTGGTTCCGCCGCCTGCGCATCCGCTGGGAGATCCGCGACGACATCCACGAAGCCTTCCTCACCCTCGCCTGCGCCATCATCTGCTGGCGCCGACTCCAACGCTCAAAGAGTTAG
- a CDS encoding flavodoxin, producing MLLAYFSRAGWNYHSGGRRYLQTGNTQRLADMIVKLIGCDVHRIEAADPYSDDYDDTVARNVREQNVDARPAIANPLPSVDRYTTVLLASGIWNVRAPMIMSTLAESYDFTGKIVHPVTTYAMSGLGTTERDYAASCRGATVATGLAVRGEEVDDAGPTVQAWLRQNNLIAP from the coding sequence GTGCTGTTGGCGTACTTCTCCCGCGCCGGCTGGAACTACCACAGTGGCGGCCGCCGGTACCTGCAAACCGGCAACACCCAACGGCTGGCCGACATGATCGTCAAGCTCATCGGCTGCGACGTGCACCGCATCGAGGCCGCCGACCCCTACTCGGACGACTACGACGACACGGTCGCGCGCAACGTACGCGAGCAGAACGTCGACGCACGCCCCGCCATCGCCAACCCGCTCCCATCGGTCGACCGGTACACCACCGTGCTGCTGGCCAGCGGAATCTGGAACGTCCGCGCACCGATGATCATGTCAACCCTCGCCGAGAGCTACGACTTCACTGGCAAGATCGTTCATCCGGTCACCACCTACGCCATGAGCGGGCTGGGCACCACCGAGCGTGACTACGCCGCCTCCTGCCGGGGCGCCACGGTCGCCACCGGGCTGGCCGTACGCGGCGAAGAAGTCGATGATGCCGGGCCTACGGTCCAGGCCTGGCTGCGACAGAACAATCTGATCGCCCCTTGA